The Halichondria panicea chromosome 14, odHalPani1.1, whole genome shotgun sequence genome contains a region encoding:
- the LOC135347941 gene encoding uncharacterized protein LOC135347941, translated as MEDNPLYEDSRLPVYEELQLGDKVEQCDVRVELTERSASNIPDNTNAAATSIKKETNLKAKCISLVIVLSLLAITMVAAIALSVYALVISNQGMDSVMLEFQELKMQLNKTKEEKTDGMNTVSIANLALLGNLLSSVNALNVTNSNFMAELNSLESSVSSLNRTNGAAVTQLNSLQSSVSSLNTTNQSTTTQLNSLQSSVSTLESVLNSLSPGQVVTTVNAISSLQSSVNSLTTRVNSPVNLYQNCTQETESCTSTQSGSAYRKFCTTPSLPVNKSGYYTLSMACKYDPSSGSLDTTGLHQSGSNVACLCVATADTAPTGAHVLTSFRTFTCTLVITRCPTSQNIV; from the exons ATGGAAGATAATCCTCTCTATGAGGACAGTAGACTGCCAGTATACGAGGAATTACAGCTGGGAGATAAGGTCGAACAATGTGATGTCAGAGTTGAACTGACTGAGAGGAGTGCAAGCAACATCCCAGATAACACAAACGCTGCAGCAACCTCTATCAAGAAAGAGACCAACTTGAAAGCTAAGTGCATCAGTTTGGTTATTGTTCTCTCCCTGTTGGCCATTACCATGGTAGCAGCTATTGCATTGTCTGTGTATGCTCTAGTGATTTCTAACCAAGGTATGGACAGCGTGATGCTGGAGTTCCAAGAGCTAAAGATGCAATTAAATAAGACAAAAGAAGAAA AAACTGATGGCATGAACACGGTTAGTATTGCAAATCTGGCTCTGTTGGGAAATCTACTGTCTTCAGTGAATGCTTTGAATGTAACAAATAGTAATTTCATGGCAGAATTAAACAGTCTTGAGTCTTCAGTGAGCTCTCTAAACAGAACCAATGGAGCAGCCGTGACTCAATTGAACAGCCTGCAGTCTTCAGTGAGCTCTCTAAACACAACCAATCAATCAACTACGACTCAATTGAACAGCCTGCAGTCTTCAGTGAGCACCCTGGAGAGTGTACTGAACAGTTTAAGCCCTGGACAAGTGGTTACTACAGTCAATGCAATTAGCAGCCTTCAGTCTTCAGTGAACTCTCTGACCACTCGAGTCAACTCTCCAGTGAACCTCTACCAAAACTGCACTCAGGAGACAGAAAGCTGTACTAGTACACAATCTGGTTCTGCATACCGTAAATTCTGTACAACACCATCCCTACCAGTGAACAAATCA GGATACTACACACTGAGCATGGCGTGTAAGTATGACCCATCATCAGGGAGTTTGGACACTACTGGTCTTCATCAGTCTGGGTCAAACGTAGCCTGTCTTTGTGTGGCTACAGCTGATACCGCACCAACAGGAGCACATGTATTAACAAGCTTTCGTACATTTACCTGCACACTTGTCATCACGAGGTGCCCCACCTCACAGAACATTGTTTGA
- the LOC135347953 gene encoding uncharacterized protein LOC135347953, giving the protein MQKNLSYEDYTLPVYEEIQLQNKAAEPTDVRVERISSSFAKKTKKPKCIALVSLLAIAMVAAIALSAYAVVDSNQDMENLMMDFQELQVELNETKEASKTEIAKLKIILQNSIHTANNAIMTQLNSLQSSVSSLNTTNEATVTQLNSLQSSVSSLNSTNGATMTQLNSLQSSVSSLNTTNGVTMTQLNNTQSSVNSLTTRVNSQVNLYQNCTQETQSCTSAQSGSAYRRFCTTSFLPVNKSGYYTLSMACKYDPAPQKLDTSTLRQDGSDVHCLCETASFVSSTGAHLFSNIPAFTCTLVITRCPTSQNIV; this is encoded by the exons ATGCAAAAGAACCTTAGCTATGAGGACTATACACTGCCAGTGTATGAGGAAATACAGCTGCAAAACAAGGCGGCTGAACCAACTGATGTCAGAGTTGAGAGGATTTCAAGCAGCTTTGCCAAGAAGACAAAGAAGCCTAAGTGCATCGCTTTGGTATCCTTGTTAGCCATTGCCATGGTAGCAGCAATTGCATTGTCGGCATATGCTGTAGTTGACTCTAACCAAGACATGGAGAACTTGATGATGGATTTCCAAGAGCTTCAGGTGGAATTAAACGAGACGAAAGAAGCAAGTAAAACAGAAATTGCAAAATTGAAGATAATACTACAGAACTCGATTCATACAGCAAACAATGCAATCATGACTCAATTGAACAGCCTACAGTCTTCAGTGAGCTCTCTAAACACAACCAATGAAGCAACCGTGACTCAATTGAACAGCCTACAGTCTTCAGTGAGCTCTCTAAACTCAACCAATGGAGCAACGATGACTCAATTGAACAGCCTACAGTCTTCAGTGAGCTCTCTAAACACAACCAATGGGGTAACCATGACTCAATTGAACAACACACAGTCTTCAGTGAACTCTCTAACCACTCGAGTCAACTCTCAAGTGAACCTCTACCAGAACTGCACTCAGGAGACACAAAGCTGCACTAGTGCTCAATCTGGTTCTGCGTACCGGAGATTTTGTACAACATCATTCCTACCAGTGAACAAATCA GGATACTACACACTGAGCATGGCGTGTAAGTATGACCCAGCACCACAAAAGTTAGACACTAGCACTCTTCGTCAAGATGGGTCAGATGTACACTGTCTTTGTGAAACTGCATCTTTTGTTTCATCAACAGGAGCACATTTATTCTCAAACATCCCTGCATTTACCTGCACACTTGTCATCACGAGGTGCCCCACCTCACAGAACATTGTTTGA